The following nucleotide sequence is from archaeon BMS3Bbin15.
CCACATATCTATCTGTTAAGTGAGGGCGTTAGCCCTGAGCAACCGGAAGGGTTGCGAGAGCTCAGCTCATATGCCATATAGTCACCTTTATATTTTTGATAACATTTTAATTAATTCCTCTTTGGGTATGTTATTCCACAGAGAAACTTTTGAAAGTATGTCATTCAGAGTGCCTTTTGCAATCTCTATGTGTTTTGGCACAGTTATATTATGTTCACCCAT
It contains:
- a CDS encoding YcfA-like protein, coding for MSKLPVISGDKLIKLLTKLGYEIIRQKGSHVRLRKKTQMGEHNITVPKHIEIAKGTLNDILSKVSLWNNIPKEELIKMLSKI